In the genome of Desulfobaccales bacterium, one region contains:
- a CDS encoding efflux RND transporter periplasmic adaptor subunit, translating into MAGNRPRSFITGKPVGWAMLGVMLAMAICACGESNVYAPPPPPRVTVALPVRQPVTDYLEFTGNTQAINTVQLRARVQGFLEKVFFKDGDMVKKGQLLFLIQQNTYQDQLEQAKAQVLQQKANYDHAVIETDRYTKLVKQKAAAQTDLDNWRYQRDAYRAGMLNAQAAEKLAQLNLEYTRVVAPFDGRIDRRLVDPGNLVGAGEFTPLASVNQIDPIYVYFTINEVDLLRVMGKTGLSPEETLKLKVPLYLGLANEEGYPHQGIFDFASIIVTPTTGTQQLRGIFPNPDLKILPGLFARIKSPIVGSEKMALLVPEVALGYDQQGSYVLVVDDKNVVQRQAVKLGARVGDLRVVQEGLTDNNRVITNGMMRAFPGRPVTPVKETQPGSQAGSGPAPQTKPEKGAP; encoded by the coding sequence ATGGCAGGTAATCGACCAAGGTCATTCATAACGGGGAAACCGGTGGGTTGGGCCATGCTCGGCGTTATGCTGGCCATGGCCATCTGCGCCTGCGGCGAAAGCAACGTCTATGCCCCGCCGCCGCCACCCCGAGTCACGGTAGCTCTACCCGTGCGCCAGCCGGTAACGGACTACCTGGAGTTCACCGGCAATACGCAGGCGATTAATACGGTGCAACTTCGGGCCCGGGTGCAAGGCTTTCTGGAAAAAGTCTTTTTTAAAGATGGCGATATGGTCAAAAAAGGCCAATTGCTCTTCCTTATTCAGCAAAATACCTATCAGGATCAGCTTGAGCAGGCTAAGGCGCAGGTTCTGCAGCAAAAAGCCAATTACGATCATGCGGTTATCGAAACCGATCGTTATACCAAGTTAGTGAAACAAAAAGCCGCGGCCCAAACCGACCTGGACAACTGGAGGTATCAACGGGATGCGTACCGGGCCGGAATGCTGAACGCCCAGGCGGCCGAGAAACTGGCCCAGCTCAATCTGGAATATACCAGGGTAGTGGCCCCCTTCGATGGCCGCATCGACAGGCGGTTGGTGGACCCCGGCAATCTCGTGGGCGCCGGCGAATTTACTCCTCTGGCTTCAGTTAACCAGATTGATCCCATTTATGTGTACTTCACCATCAATGAGGTTGACTTGCTGAGGGTCATGGGTAAGACGGGGTTATCACCTGAAGAGACTTTGAAGCTTAAGGTCCCCTTGTATCTCGGTCTCGCCAATGAAGAGGGCTATCCGCATCAAGGGATCTTCGATTTTGCCTCAATCATCGTCACCCCCACCACCGGGACCCAACAACTGCGGGGCATCTTTCCGAATCCCGATTTAAAGATCCTGCCGGGCCTGTTCGCCCGGATCAAAAGCCCGATAGTGGGTTCCGAAAAGATGGCCCTGCTGGTGCCGGAAGTGGCCCTGGGCTATGATCAGCAAGGGTCTTACGTCTTGGTGGTGGACGACAAGAACGTGGTCCAGCGCCAGGCGGTCAAATTAGGGGCCAGGGTCGGTGACCTCAGGGTGGTCCAGGAAGGTTTGACCGATAACAACCGGGTTATTACCAACGGGATGATGCGGGCCTTCCCCGGGAGACCGGTGACGCCGGTCAAGGAAACTCAACCGGGATCTCAGGCCGGTAGCGGCCCAGCGCCTCAAACCAAGCCAGAGAAGGGTGCTCCGTGA
- a CDS encoding YHS domain-containing protein produces MKVFKALTLALTLAAFAAGSVWAAEAKPQTVCPVLAGNIDKEVYADYKGKRIYFCCKGCDKEFMKDPEKYMKKLEEQGVSLEPSPGGAEKK; encoded by the coding sequence GTGAAAGTCTTCAAAGCCTTGACCCTGGCCCTGACCCTGGCGGCCTTTGCCGCTGGAAGCGTCTGGGCCGCCGAAGCCAAGCCCCAAACGGTCTGTCCGGTGCTGGCTGGAAACATCGACAAAGAGGTCTATGCCGACTATAAGGGCAAACGCATCTACTTCTGTTGCAAGGGCTGCGATAAGGAGTTCATGAAAGACCCGGAAAAGTACATGAAAAAGCTGGAGGAACAAGGGGTCTCTCTCGAACCCAGCCCCGGTGGCGCCGAGAAAAAGTGA
- the icd gene encoding isocitrate dehydrogenase (NADP(+)), with protein sequence MTQHEHGQGEKVTGTPASGLVVPNQPIILYIEGDGTGPDIWHATRPVLDAAVAKAYGDGKRIHWQEVLAGEKAFKANRSYLPVETLTALREYRVALKGPLTTPIGGGFRSLNVTLRQVLDLYACIRPVRYYEGVPSPMKAPEKIDMVIFRENTEDVYAGVEWPANSPESQRLIHFLNHELGCTLDLSAAIGIKPMTERCSKRLIRMALKYAAKHGRTVVTLMHKGNIMKYTEGAFQNWGYEVAAELSDLVVSEAELYTVYQGKLPAGKTMLNDRIADNLFQQVLLRPEEYHIIATPNLNGDYISDALAAQVGGLGMAPGANIGDNCAIFEATHGSAPKYAGLDKVNPSSLILSGAMMLEYLGWTDAARYIHESLPRTLKDGIATYDLARLLAGAREVSCSEFGQALIDHM encoded by the coding sequence ATGACACAGCATGAGCATGGCCAGGGTGAGAAGGTTACCGGAACCCCCGCAAGCGGACTTGTGGTTCCCAATCAACCGATTATTCTTTATATAGAGGGGGACGGCACCGGACCGGATATCTGGCACGCCACCCGGCCGGTGCTGGATGCCGCGGTGGCCAAGGCTTACGGCGACGGCAAGCGCATTCATTGGCAGGAAGTTCTGGCCGGGGAAAAGGCTTTTAAAGCGAACCGCAGTTATCTGCCGGTGGAAACCCTGACGGCCCTGCGGGAATATCGGGTGGCCCTGAAAGGCCCCCTGACGACCCCCATCGGCGGGGGCTTTAGGTCGCTGAACGTAACCCTGCGCCAGGTGCTGGATCTGTATGCCTGCATCCGCCCGGTGCGTTACTATGAGGGCGTGCCCAGCCCTATGAAGGCGCCGGAAAAGATCGACATGGTGATCTTTAGGGAAAACACCGAGGACGTCTATGCCGGGGTGGAGTGGCCCGCCAACAGCCCCGAGTCCCAGCGCCTGATTCATTTCCTCAATCACGAGCTTGGCTGCACCCTGGACTTATCCGCGGCGATAGGCATCAAGCCCATGACCGAACGGTGCAGCAAGCGGTTGATCCGGATGGCTTTAAAGTACGCCGCCAAACACGGCCGGACCGTCGTCACCCTGATGCACAAAGGCAACATCATGAAGTACACCGAAGGGGCCTTCCAGAATTGGGGCTATGAAGTAGCGGCGGAGTTGTCGGACCTGGTGGTCTCGGAGGCGGAACTGTACACGGTGTATCAGGGGAAACTCCCGGCCGGCAAGACCATGCTCAATGACCGCATTGCCGATAATCTCTTTCAACAGGTGCTGCTGCGCCCGGAGGAATACCATATCATCGCCACCCCCAACCTGAACGGCGATTATATCTCGGATGCTTTAGCGGCCCAGGTGGGGGGGCTGGGGATGGCCCCGGGGGCCAACATCGGCGACAACTGCGCCATTTTTGAGGCCACCCACGGCAGCGCCCCCAAGTATGCCGGCTTAGATAAGGTCAACCCCAGCTCGCTGATCCTCTCCGGGGCTATGATGCTGGAATATCTCGGCTGGACTGATGCGGCGCGGTATATCCATGAGAGTCTGCCCCGCACCCTCAAGGACGGCATTGCCACCTACGACCTGGCTCGCCTTTTAGCCGGAGCCCGGGAAGTTTCCTGCTCCGAGTTCGGCCAGGCCCTCATCGACCATATGTAA
- a CDS encoding NADP-dependent oxidoreductase has translation MATMQAVRFHSYGGPEVLVLEEVPRPQAGAGELLIRVHAAGVNPIDWKVRAGHLKDWLPHRLPLIPGWDVSGVVEAVGPDVTAFKIGDAVYGMLDFMRNGAYAEYVAVRTGDLVRKPRSIDHVQAAAVPLAALTAWQALFEVADLAPWHTVLIHAAAGGVGHFAVQFAKWKGAKVIGTASAGNASFLRELEANRVIDYRTTQFEEVVREVDVVLDPIGGDTQDRSWRVLKKGGILVATLGISSPEAARQPGVRGEGVSVHTDTAQLTQIAALIDAGDLKPAVTAVLPLAEAARAHELSQTGHVRGKIVLKVGD, from the coding sequence ATGGCAACCATGCAGGCCGTGCGGTTCCACTCCTACGGTGGTCCTGAAGTCCTGGTCTTGGAGGAGGTGCCTCGCCCGCAGGCAGGTGCGGGGGAATTGTTGATTCGAGTCCACGCCGCAGGCGTCAACCCCATTGATTGGAAAGTGCGGGCCGGACATCTCAAAGACTGGCTCCCGCACCGGCTCCCTTTGATCCCGGGTTGGGATGTCTCCGGGGTTGTCGAGGCGGTGGGTCCTGACGTTACCGCCTTCAAGATCGGGGATGCAGTTTACGGCATGTTAGATTTTATGCGCAACGGCGCTTATGCCGAGTATGTGGCGGTACGGACCGGGGACCTGGTGCGTAAGCCCAGGTCAATTGACCATGTGCAGGCCGCCGCGGTGCCTCTGGCGGCGCTGACCGCCTGGCAAGCGTTGTTTGAAGTGGCGGACCTGGCCCCCTGGCACACTGTGCTCATCCATGCCGCGGCCGGCGGGGTGGGGCACTTTGCAGTCCAGTTCGCCAAATGGAAGGGGGCCAAGGTGATCGGTACGGCCTCCGCCGGTAACGCCAGCTTCTTACGGGAGTTGGAGGCCAATAGGGTGATCGACTACCGCACCACGCAGTTTGAAGAGGTGGTGCGCGAGGTGGACGTGGTGCTTGATCCGATTGGCGGCGATACCCAGGACCGTTCCTGGCGGGTTCTGAAGAAGGGGGGAATTCTCGTCGCCACCCTGGGCATTTCTTCCCCGGAAGCTGCTCGCCAACCTGGCGTACGCGGCGAGGGAGTCAGCGTTCACACCGACACCGCCCAGCTTACCCAAATCGCCGCCTTGATCGATGCCGGAGATCTCAAGCCCGCGGTCACCGCCGTGCTGCCGCTGGCGGAAGCGGCCCGGGCCCACGAATTGAGCCAGACCGGGCATGTGCGGGGCAAGATCGTGCTTAAGGTGGGCGATTGA
- a CDS encoding multidrug efflux RND transporter permease subunit: MISRFFIERPIFANVIAFVTIILGLVCFYFLPVSQYPPIVPPTIQVTTRYPGASAEVVAATVGVPIEQAVNGVEESIYLSSTSASDGSYTLTVTFNVGTDLNDSVALVQNLVNSALAQLPAGVQNQGVTVKKISTDLLLVVSLFSEEDKFDETFLANYGVINLQNPLARLPGVGQISIRGAGPYSMRVWLDPDKLFNYNLTTLDVVNAIQGQNVQVVAGQLGGPPVPPAQTFQFTVNALGRLEDVAQFQDIIIKSARGESAQIVRIRDVARVELSQQSYSNFAGMSGHPAAQMLVFPLPGANALAVAEEVRQAVAEMSKDFPPGMTYKTHYDTTKFVEQTIHDVYMTLFEAGILVLIVILVFLQNWRATLVPATTVPVTIIGAFAAMMMLGFGINLMTLFALILAIGIVVDDAIVIVENASYHIEQGLPPKEATIKAMGEITGPVMGITLVLTAVFLPAAFLPGITGQLFRQFALVIASTAIISAINALTLKPAQCALWLRPHVKKKKNIFYRSFNKSYGATEKAYVALVSRMVQRPYLMLLIFALIIVISGWRFARHPTGFLPTEDQGYAIIVSKLPDGASQPRVQGVAKKVSDILQKTKGLKAWVTIGGFSILDAANVSSIVTTFIVYDDWDKRGAELSQDKILASVRGQVTAIEEAMIFVLVPPPIRGLGQSGGFQMMVEDRQSLGLAELQKATFEVIRAGSSQSGLQNLITTFSARSPQLYLEIDRTKAQSLQIPMINVFDTLQAYLGSTFVNLFNKFNQVFQVYVQADAPYRLESKDIKNLYVRNLRGEMVPLGTLLEVHHILGSELVTRYNLYPAAPVIGQAAPGFSTGQALRLMEQAAQNTLPRGMAYDWTATAYQEKQVGPQAYFIYALSITLVFMVLAALYESWTSPMAVILVVPLALVGVLLALMIRGFENDLYTQVGLVLMIALASKNAILIVEFARDLHAEGLSITEAAVEATRRRFRPIIMTSFAFILGVTPLLYAGGAGAASQRAIGTVVFGGMLSSTLIAIPFVPVFFVIMQSLSERRARRNSGGKPDKPAATGRI; encoded by the coding sequence GTGATCTCCCGGTTCTTCATCGAGCGGCCCATCTTCGCCAACGTCATTGCCTTTGTCACCATCATTTTGGGGCTGGTATGCTTTTATTTTTTGCCCGTGTCGCAGTACCCTCCCATCGTGCCGCCCACCATCCAGGTAACCACCCGCTACCCCGGGGCCAGCGCCGAAGTGGTGGCGGCCACCGTGGGGGTTCCCATTGAACAGGCGGTGAACGGAGTCGAAGAGTCCATTTATTTGTCCTCCACCAGCGCCAGCGACGGCAGTTACACCCTAACCGTCACCTTTAACGTAGGGACCGACCTCAATGATTCGGTGGCGCTGGTGCAAAATCTGGTGAACAGCGCCCTGGCGCAATTGCCTGCGGGCGTCCAGAACCAGGGAGTCACCGTGAAGAAGATCTCCACCGATCTCTTGCTGGTGGTTAGCCTTTTTTCGGAAGAAGACAAATTCGACGAAACCTTTCTGGCCAATTACGGGGTCATTAATCTGCAAAACCCTCTGGCCCGGCTTCCCGGCGTCGGCCAGATCTCGATCCGCGGCGCCGGCCCTTACAGCATGCGGGTCTGGTTAGATCCAGACAAACTTTTTAACTACAATTTGACCACCTTGGACGTGGTAAATGCCATCCAGGGCCAGAATGTTCAGGTGGTGGCCGGACAGTTGGGCGGGCCGCCCGTGCCGCCAGCGCAAACCTTTCAATTCACGGTCAACGCCCTGGGCCGGCTTGAGGACGTGGCGCAATTTCAGGACATCATCATCAAGAGCGCCCGCGGTGAAAGCGCCCAAATTGTCCGCATCCGGGATGTGGCCCGGGTAGAACTGAGCCAGCAAAGTTACAGCAATTTCGCCGGGATGAGCGGTCATCCCGCCGCGCAGATGTTGGTCTTCCCCTTGCCGGGGGCCAATGCCTTGGCGGTTGCCGAAGAAGTGCGCCAGGCCGTGGCGGAAATGAGCAAAGACTTCCCGCCGGGCATGACCTACAAGACTCATTATGACACTACGAAATTTGTAGAACAGACCATACACGATGTCTACATGACTTTATTCGAAGCCGGCATCCTGGTGCTCATCGTGATCCTGGTATTTCTGCAAAATTGGCGGGCGACCCTGGTTCCGGCGACCACCGTACCGGTGACCATTATCGGCGCGTTTGCAGCCATGATGATGCTCGGTTTCGGCATTAATTTGATGACCCTGTTCGCCCTGATCCTGGCCATCGGCATTGTGGTGGATGACGCCATCGTTATCGTGGAAAACGCTTCTTATCACATCGAGCAAGGACTCCCGCCCAAAGAGGCGACCATTAAGGCCATGGGGGAGATAACCGGGCCGGTCATGGGCATTACCCTGGTCCTCACCGCGGTATTCCTGCCGGCTGCCTTTCTGCCCGGCATTACCGGCCAGCTCTTCCGGCAATTTGCCCTGGTGATCGCTTCGACCGCGATAATCAGCGCCATCAACGCCCTCACCCTGAAACCGGCCCAGTGCGCCCTCTGGCTCCGCCCCCACGTCAAGAAGAAAAAAAATATATTTTACCGAAGCTTCAATAAGAGTTATGGCGCCACGGAAAAAGCCTATGTGGCCCTGGTCTCCAGAATGGTGCAGCGCCCCTATCTCATGCTCCTGATATTTGCGCTTATCATTGTCATTAGTGGCTGGCGGTTCGCGCGGCATCCCACCGGTTTTTTGCCCACCGAAGACCAGGGCTATGCGATCATCGTCTCCAAGCTCCCCGATGGGGCCTCCCAGCCTCGGGTCCAGGGGGTAGCGAAAAAAGTCAGTGACATCCTTCAGAAGACCAAGGGCCTCAAAGCCTGGGTGACCATCGGCGGGTTTTCCATTCTGGATGCCGCCAACGTGTCCAGCATCGTCACCACCTTCATCGTTTATGATGATTGGGATAAGCGTGGTGCAGAATTGAGCCAGGACAAGATTCTTGCCTCTGTCCGGGGACAGGTGACTGCAATCGAGGAGGCCATGATTTTTGTGCTGGTGCCCCCGCCTATCCGGGGACTGGGCCAGTCGGGCGGCTTCCAGATGATGGTCGAAGACCGCCAGAGCCTTGGCCTGGCCGAACTGCAAAAGGCCACCTTTGAAGTCATTCGGGCGGGCAGCTCCCAGTCGGGTTTGCAAAACTTGATCACCACCTTCAGCGCCCGCAGCCCCCAGCTCTACCTGGAAATTGACCGGACCAAGGCCCAATCGCTGCAAATCCCCATGATCAATGTGTTTGATACGCTGCAGGCTTACCTGGGCTCCACCTTTGTCAATCTCTTTAACAAGTTTAACCAGGTTTTCCAGGTTTACGTCCAAGCCGACGCGCCTTACCGCCTGGAATCGAAGGATATTAAAAATCTATACGTCAGGAACCTCCGGGGGGAAATGGTGCCCTTGGGGACGCTCCTGGAAGTTCATCACATCCTGGGTTCCGAGTTGGTCACTCGCTACAACCTCTATCCTGCCGCCCCGGTTATCGGGCAGGCCGCGCCGGGGTTCAGTACCGGCCAGGCCCTCAGACTGATGGAACAGGCGGCGCAAAACACCCTGCCCCGGGGCATGGCTTATGACTGGACCGCCACCGCCTACCAGGAAAAGCAGGTGGGTCCCCAAGCCTACTTCATTTATGCCCTTTCCATAACCCTGGTGTTTATGGTGCTGGCTGCACTTTATGAAAGCTGGACGAGTCCCATGGCGGTCATCCTGGTGGTGCCCCTGGCTCTGGTGGGAGTGCTGCTGGCTCTCATGATCCGGGGCTTTGAAAACGATCTGTATACCCAGGTGGGGCTGGTGCTGATGATCGCCCTGGCTAGCAAAAACGCCATTCTCATCGTGGAATTCGCCCGGGACCTGCACGCCGAGGGGCTGTCCATCACCGAGGCCGCGGTGGAAGCGACGCGGCGGCGGTTCCGTCCCATCATCATGACCTCGTTTGCCTTTATCCTGGGGGTCACGCCTTTACTGTACGCCGGGGGCGCCGGGGCGGCCAGCCAGCGGGCCATCGGCACCGTGGTCTTCGGCGGCATGCTGTCCTCCACCCTCATTGCCATTCCCTTTGTCCCGGTTTTCTTCGTGATTATGCAGAGCTTAAGCGAGAGACGAGCCCGCCGTAATTCCGGTGGGAAACCCGACAAACCCGCTGCCACCGGCAGAATTTAG
- a CDS encoding cytochrome-c peroxidase gives MALADAALICTALGVCLGASQGSETAFPGTPQPVPSKPPPIPASGPLAQPRSFKQVGTPVQQTLAEIPPDNPQTPEKIALGEKLFFDGRLSADATVACATCHNPALAFTDGRPTSMGFKGRVGQRNAPTVMNAFYNKAQFWDGRAKTLEDQAALPIVNPSEMGQPSLDAARPVPDRSATA, from the coding sequence GTGGCGCTGGCGGATGCCGCGCTGATCTGCACCGCTTTAGGGGTGTGTCTAGGCGCGAGTCAGGGATCGGAAACTGCGTTTCCCGGGACGCCGCAGCCAGTCCCCTCAAAACCGCCGCCGATCCCCGCCTCGGGTCCGTTGGCCCAGCCCCGATCCTTCAAGCAGGTTGGCACCCCGGTCCAGCAAACCCTTGCGGAGATCCCCCCGGACAATCCCCAAACCCCTGAGAAAATCGCCCTCGGAGAGAAGCTTTTCTTCGATGGCCGACTATCGGCAGACGCTACCGTGGCCTGCGCCACCTGCCATAATCCGGCTCTCGCCTTCACCGACGGCAGGCCAACATCAATGGGTTTCAAGGGTCGAGTGGGTCAACGCAATGCCCCCACCGTGATGAACGCCTTTTACAATAAGGCCCAGTTCTGGGACGGCCGGGCAAAGACGCTGGAGGATCAGGCAGCCCTCCCCATCGTCAATCCCAGTGAAATGGGCCAGCCCAGCCTGGACGCCGCGCGCCCTGTCCCGGACCGTTCGGCCACAGCGTGA
- a CDS encoding cold-shock protein: protein MKETGKVKWFNDSKGFGFITRESGPDVFVHHSAIQGDGFRSLAEDQDVEFEVVQGPKGAQAQNVVKL from the coding sequence ATGAAAGAAACAGGCAAGGTAAAGTGGTTTAATGACTCCAAGGGTTTTGGCTTCATCACCCGGGAAAGTGGTCCAGACGTGTTTGTGCATCATAGTGCTATCCAGGGTGACGGCTTCCGCTCCCTGGCGGAAGACCAGGACGTGGAGTTCGAGGTGGTCCAGGGCCCCAAGGGCGCTCAGGCCCAGAACGTGGTAAAACTCTAA
- a CDS encoding efflux transporter outer membrane subunit, which produces MAAIARKLKGITPAQFAFRRVGQAFIASFFLAGLLSGCTMVGPDYKRPSVEVNQNWLDTKDSRVQSQYQDYRTWWKAFNDSTLDRLIETAYRENLNLRVAGVRVLAARAQLGIVTGQLYPQTQQATGSYTKERISAGTPFVGSANAPGSFGGLSLAQSQIGLTASWEIDFWGKFRRAIESADAGLMASIANYDSTLVSLTANVANFYITIRTVERRLNIARRNVETQRESLEIAKARFEGGTTSQRDVDQAKTILTGTEATIPPLKIQLRQATDALCVLLGMPPNLLTNQLQGKPAEIPAPPARVVVGIPVDLMRRRPDIRAAEYNAMAQCAQIGVAKAELYPALSLLGTFGFLASDVGKSHLAGMFNWRDRSGSMGPSLTWNIFNYGQITNNVRFQDAQFQELLVTYQNTVLSAQQDVEDNLAGFLRTQEQLVALKESVAAAQSSLDLAVIQYREGITDFTTVLTAEQALLSAEDSLASAMGNISRYLVGVYRSLGGGWQIREGQDFVPVETRKDMEQRTNWGKLLTPASQSPPTPEEERQKSLIRTPDW; this is translated from the coding sequence TTGGCCGCAATCGCACGAAAACTCAAGGGGATAACGCCGGCCCAGTTCGCCTTCCGGAGAGTGGGGCAGGCTTTCATCGCAAGTTTTTTTTTGGCCGGGCTGTTGAGTGGCTGCACCATGGTGGGCCCGGATTATAAGCGGCCGTCGGTTGAGGTGAATCAGAATTGGCTGGACACCAAAGATTCCCGAGTGCAAAGCCAATACCAGGACTACCGGACCTGGTGGAAGGCCTTCAACGACTCTACCCTGGACCGGCTCATTGAAACCGCCTACCGGGAAAACCTGAACCTGCGGGTGGCCGGTGTGCGTGTACTGGCGGCCCGAGCCCAATTAGGCATCGTCACCGGCCAGCTTTATCCCCAAACCCAGCAAGCCACCGGCTCGTACACCAAAGAGCGGATAAGTGCCGGGACCCCATTCGTCGGTTCAGCCAATGCTCCTGGGTCTTTCGGCGGACTCAGTCTGGCTCAATCACAAATCGGCTTGACGGCCAGTTGGGAAATCGACTTCTGGGGCAAATTCCGCCGCGCCATCGAGTCCGCCGACGCGGGTTTAATGGCCAGCATAGCCAATTATGACAGCACCTTGGTGAGTCTCACTGCCAATGTGGCCAATTTTTACATCACCATCAGAACCGTGGAAAGGCGGTTAAATATTGCCCGCCGCAATGTCGAGACCCAGCGGGAAAGTCTGGAGATCGCCAAGGCGCGCTTTGAGGGTGGAACCACTTCCCAACGAGATGTAGACCAGGCCAAGACTATCCTGACCGGTACTGAGGCCACAATCCCGCCGCTCAAAATCCAACTGCGCCAGGCCACGGATGCGCTGTGTGTGCTCTTAGGGATGCCGCCAAATCTTTTGACCAACCAGTTGCAGGGTAAGCCCGCTGAGATCCCGGCGCCTCCGGCGCGGGTAGTGGTGGGCATCCCGGTGGATTTGATGCGCCGGCGGCCGGATATTCGCGCCGCGGAATATAATGCCATGGCCCAATGCGCCCAAATCGGCGTGGCCAAGGCCGAACTCTACCCGGCCCTGTCTTTATTAGGGACTTTTGGGTTCCTGGCCAGCGATGTGGGGAAATCTCACCTGGCTGGCATGTTCAACTGGCGAGACCGCAGCGGCTCCATGGGTCCATCTTTAACGTGGAATATCTTTAACTATGGGCAAATTACCAACAATGTCCGGTTCCAGGACGCCCAGTTCCAGGAGTTGCTCGTCACTTACCAGAATACCGTCCTCAGCGCCCAACAGGATGTGGAGGATAATCTGGCGGGTTTCCTGCGCACCCAGGAACAGCTCGTGGCTCTGAAAGAAAGCGTCGCGGCCGCCCAGAGTTCCCTTGATCTGGCAGTAATCCAATATCGGGAAGGCATCACTGATTTCACCACTGTCCTGACCGCGGAGCAGGCGCTCTTGAGTGCGGAGGATAGTCTGGCCAGCGCCATGGGCAACATCTCCAGGTATCTGGTGGGAGTTTATCGGTCCCTGGGCGGGGGTTGGCAAATCCGGGAGGGCCAGGATTTTGTCCCGGTTGAGACCCGGAAGGACATGGAGCAGCGGACCAACTGGGGCAAGTTGCTCACGCCGGCAAGTCAGTCACCACCCACCCCGGAAGAGGAGCGTCAAAAGAGCCTCATCCGGACGCCCGATTGGTAG